A genomic window from Ignavibacteria bacterium includes:
- a CDS encoding translocation/assembly module TamB domain-containing protein has translation MAEEKNIVTKQEKKIPPVNNNGAVKGRKKFRFFSSLILIFAILLLFLTLLVSVTQTSFFRDFVKGYLVDMINEDFAKKQSSLKIGGLDGNFFSEIIITDVLLTVKQDEMIKLDKVKLNFDIFGLMNKTVEVTEAVINNPTVNFVKIPGNNGDSLFNFVYLFSSEDTTKDTSDFEWKINVKRLRLENLNFTMLGSKPEDLPVKDLKVINAPNFTTENLRINSLTLETRAQYDKNAIQLWIDHLSFRSNFGFDLKGLSGDFYISKSRAEINKLNIETSRSWVQMQYVFIDKLDLMNVEGLPSFKGKDLRLSLVGKNFDFDDLKAFLPAVDFLNGNLFFELKAKGKFDDIIVETCRIETPNTNMGFSGRMVNLIDPENLWFDVKSNEFRIDPVDTKRYTPGLPIPDYTHVGVVTGNVSYKGEPLNFESTFDVQSSVGNAKGFFNLNLTTPNFNYNTSVDVTKGNIGKVIKNPKLESDINGHVEAVGSGFALGVINTTLKYELRDTKLLEQKIDKSQGVLNLRGYNVEMDVQYASGKFDAGVKGQVNIRDFNNPVYSLKGQVKNLDISAITKNNSDKSSLTFAFDVNGKGISPENIEGTYNINLANSYYGNYDFIATPVDLKISTSGSSDYITLSSNLVDFNAKGNFKIAEIGDVIAGNIVMIQNEISKKFRLDTLLPVQTAKIVTSDMDFTYDLKTKDPDAISKMFFLSDMYFNGSVKGRIRNSAKGFEGTTSVNLNHFAYKDTVFLLRNSKAEFKHFNDYTIYQNDNKGDFDSFNSLITFTADTLRLSSRTFDSVKTVYKLENEVQHYSISGAQDSTIAVMLGGTIDLASDSVTLYIDTLLASYNRIDANNSGQMSISYHPFSKDQRIVFDKFTIQGDFLKLNAGGFYSFTDSSNVYLEAGNISIPAIMELIYNPKNLYNKKGNIDEYKTPFKGNIRRLLLTFKGNMDNPSLGLELNTSLLRYDNNKVGRVDAFIDYSGNNLSTDVLMSNAQGQGRLRLTGNVPFNNPLKTPDSSTYMTVLTSPLDLNLKATNFQINFFSKAIPNFTDLRGFLDGEISAKGTIADPVLTGNANITKGRLFFTWNGLYYRFETSLKTDQSDLIVEKFSIYNDRDQSRHIDVFGKINFAGLSVNDIDLTTQGDMYFLDGSSIQNRFGFYGEMLGGIGTPPIRIKGNLRNLLVSGQLVIKSAKLFFPAISSLAYDIYSDDFTYRILTDSTGFKFLDTTITVSEEDIGNLDPFLKYNYILEKREPTVADYITYDLDILMEKNIAVNVNMNSLTREELNGEFQGNLRLDNKTPDRRFQLFGRLNIVGDSYYRFYKNFSIRDSHLDFNGDYNNPSLSIKAQYKNIRTVDNNQEIMFVNLDISGTRYQPKITLSLEDENGNKKEGSEAQATAISYLLFGSLLNTSGLGATALTNLGNNFGSGLASSLLFKALRNIAPFIVNTEVIYNGGNISNTDIKITSAFGDAIVKFGGKILSNINNLEVSLEYPLNKLFKVNVSNNLLIQISRSYKNSLFITDQGFDNRAGLTYKIRY, from the coding sequence TTGGCTGAAGAAAAAAATATAGTTACTAAACAGGAAAAAAAAATACCGCCCGTAAACAATAACGGCGCTGTTAAGGGCAGGAAAAAATTTCGTTTTTTTTCTTCACTTATCCTGATTTTTGCAATTCTATTGTTGTTCTTAACCCTACTGGTTTCTGTAACCCAAACCTCATTTTTCAGGGATTTTGTCAAAGGCTATCTTGTTGATATGATCAATGAAGATTTTGCAAAAAAACAATCTTCATTAAAGATAGGCGGACTTGATGGAAATTTCTTCAGTGAAATAATCATAACCGATGTTTTACTGACTGTAAAACAGGATGAAATGATTAAGCTTGATAAGGTAAAGCTTAATTTTGATATTTTCGGTTTAATGAATAAAACTGTCGAAGTTACAGAAGCTGTAATAAATAATCCAACTGTTAACTTCGTAAAAATTCCCGGTAATAACGGTGATTCTCTTTTTAATTTTGTTTATCTTTTTTCTTCTGAAGATACAACAAAAGATACTTCTGATTTTGAATGGAAAATTAATGTGAAAAGACTCAGGCTTGAAAACCTGAATTTTACAATGCTTGGTTCAAAACCCGAAGACCTGCCTGTAAAAGACCTTAAAGTAATTAATGCCCCGAATTTTACAACGGAGAATTTAAGGATTAACTCTTTAACACTGGAAACCCGTGCACAGTATGATAAAAATGCGATCCAGCTTTGGATAGATCATCTCAGTTTCCGCTCAAATTTCGGGTTTGATCTCAAAGGGCTCTCAGGTGATTTTTATATCTCAAAATCCCGTGCTGAAATTAATAAACTGAATATTGAAACTTCCAGAAGCTGGGTACAAATGCAGTATGTATTCATTGATAAGCTTGATCTTATGAATGTAGAAGGTCTTCCATCATTTAAGGGTAAAGATCTCAGGCTTAGCCTTGTGGGTAAAAATTTCGATTTTGATGACCTTAAAGCATTTTTGCCCGCTGTGGATTTTCTAAACGGAAATCTGTTTTTTGAGCTGAAAGCAAAGGGAAAATTTGATGATATCATTGTTGAAACCTGCAGAATAGAAACACCGAATACCAATATGGGTTTTTCAGGCAGAATGGTTAACCTGATTGATCCCGAAAACCTTTGGTTTGATGTTAAAAGCAATGAATTCCGCATAGACCCCGTTGATACAAAAAGATATACTCCCGGGCTGCCGATACCTGACTATACTCACGTAGGTGTTGTAACAGGAAATGTATCTTATAAAGGAGAACCCCTGAATTTTGAATCAACATTTGATGTACAGTCTTCAGTAGGCAATGCCAAAGGGTTCTTCAATCTTAACCTTACAACCCCTAATTTTAATTATAATACATCAGTTGATGTAACAAAAGGAAATATTGGCAAGGTAATCAAAAACCCCAAGCTGGAAAGTGATATTAACGGGCATGTTGAAGCTGTAGGAAGCGGGTTTGCATTAGGGGTCATTAATACTACCCTTAAATATGAATTAAGAGATACTAAATTACTCGAGCAAAAGATAGATAAATCACAGGGTGTTTTAAATTTGAGGGGATATAATGTTGAAATGGATGTTCAGTATGCCTCCGGAAAATTTGATGCCGGTGTCAAAGGTCAGGTCAATATCCGTGATTTCAATAACCCTGTATATTCACTTAAAGGACAGGTCAAGAACCTGGATATTTCTGCAATTACAAAAAATAACTCCGATAAAAGCAGCCTTACTTTTGCTTTTGACGTGAACGGTAAAGGGATTTCGCCTGAAAATATTGAAGGAACTTATAATATCAATCTTGCTAATTCTTATTACGGCAATTATGATTTTATTGCTACACCCGTTGACCTCAAAATATCCACTTCAGGATCAAGTGATTATATTACTTTAAGCTCAAACCTGGTAGATTTCAATGCTAAAGGAAATTTTAAAATTGCAGAAATAGGCGATGTTATTGCCGGCAATATTGTAATGATTCAAAATGAAATTTCAAAGAAATTCAGGCTTGATACATTACTTCCGGTGCAAACTGCAAAAATAGTTACATCAGATATGGATTTTACATATGATCTTAAAACCAAAGATCCGGATGCAATTTCCAAAATGTTCTTTCTGAGTGATATGTATTTTAACGGCAGTGTTAAAGGGAGGATACGGAACTCAGCCAAAGGCTTTGAGGGGACCACCTCGGTTAATCTGAATCATTTCGCTTATAAAGATACTGTGTTTTTACTCAGAAATTCCAAAGCTGAGTTTAAACACTTCAATGACTATACTATTTATCAAAATGATAATAAAGGTGATTTTGATTCATTTAATTCTTTAATTACATTTACTGCCGATACTCTGAGATTAAGCTCGAGAACTTTTGATAGTGTAAAAACTGTTTATAAGCTTGAAAACGAGGTACAGCATTATTCAATATCGGGTGCACAGGATTCAACTATAGCTGTTATGCTTGGCGGTACTATAGACCTGGCTTCTGATTCGGTAACGTTATATATAGATACGTTACTTGCAAGCTATAACAGAATCGACGCAAACAACTCGGGACAAATGAGCATCAGTTATCATCCATTTTCAAAAGATCAGCGAATAGTTTTTGATAAATTCACCATTCAAGGCGACTTTCTGAAGCTCAATGCCGGTGGGTTTTATTCATTTACAGATTCAAGCAATGTGTACTTAGAAGCAGGGAATATCAGTATTCCGGCAATAATGGAGCTTATTTATAATCCCAAGAACCTTTATAACAAGAAAGGTAATATTGATGAATATAAAACTCCCTTTAAAGGAAATATCAGAAGGTTACTGCTTACATTTAAGGGAAATATGGATAATCCCAGCCTTGGACTTGAATTGAATACAAGCCTTCTTCGCTATGATAACAATAAAGTGGGCAGGGTAGATGCTTTTATTGATTATTCAGGTAACAACCTTTCAACCGATGTTTTAATGAGCAATGCTCAGGGACAGGGCAGGCTGAGGCTGACCGGTAATGTTCCTTTCAACAATCCGTTAAAAACACCTGATAGTTCAACTTATATGACTGTTTTAACCAGTCCGCTTGATCTTAACCTGAAAGCAACGAACTTCCAGATAAACTTTTTCTCGAAAGCTATTCCGAATTTTACTGATCTCAGGGGATTTTTAGACGGCGAAATATCAGCAAAAGGAACCATTGCTGACCCGGTTTTAACAGGGAATGCAAATATTACCAAAGGAAGATTATTCTTTACATGGAATGGGTTATATTACAGGTTTGAAACAAGCCTGAAAACAGATCAATCAGACCTGATTGTTGAAAAATTCTCAATCTATAATGACAGGGATCAATCAAGGCACATTGATGTTTTCGGCAAAATAAATTTTGCCGGCTTAAGCGTAAATGATATAGACTTAACAACACAGGGCGATATGTATTTCCTCGATGGTTCTTCAATACAGAACAGGTTCGGTTTTTACGGAGAAATGCTCGGCGGGATCGGAACCCCGCCAATAAGGATAAAAGGCAATCTCAGGAATTTGCTTGTATCAGGGCAGCTTGTTATTAAAAGCGCAAAATTATTTTTCCCTGCTATTTCAAGCCTTGCTTATGATATATATTCTGATGATTTTACTTACAGGATTCTTACAGATTCAACCGGATTTAAATTCCTTGATACCACCATTACAGTTTCAGAAGAAGATATAGGAAATCTTGATCCTTTTTTAAAATACAATTACATTCTTGAAAAACGTGAGCCAACTGTAGCAGATTACATTACTTATGATCTTGATATTCTTATGGAAAAGAATATCGCAGTAAATGTAAATATGAACAGCCTTACCCGTGAAGAGCTTAATGGAGAATTCCAGGGGAATTTAAGGCTTGATAATAAAACGCCTGACCGAAGGTTCCAGCTTTTCGGAAGATTGAACATTGTAGGTGATTCCTATTACAGGTTCTATAAGAATTTTTCTATAAGAGACAGCCATCTCGATTTTAACGGGGATTATAATAATCCATCCCTCTCGATAAAAGCGCAGTATAAAAATATCAGGACTGTGGATAATAACCAGGAAATAATGTTCGTTAATCTCGATATTTCCGGCACCCGGTATCAGCCTAAAATTACTTTATCACTTGAAGATGAAAACGGAAATAAAAAAGAAGGCTCTGAAGCGCAGGCAACAGCAATATCGTACCTGCTGTTTGGATCACTTTTAAATACATCAGGACTAGGTGCTACTGCACTGACTAACCTGGGAAATAATTTTGGTTCAGGCCTTGCTTCTTCTTTGTTATTCAAAGCTTTGCGGAATATTGCACCGTTTATTGTAAATACAGAAGTTATTTATAATGGCGGGAATATCAGTAATACTGATATTAAAATTACCTCAGCTTTTGGCGATGCAATTGTTAAATTCGGCGGAAAAATTCTTAGTAATATCAATAATCTGGAGGTAAGCCTTGAATATCCGCTCAATAAGCTTTTTAAAGTCAATGTATCCAACAATTTACTCATCCAGATTTCACGATCATATAAAAACTCACTTTTTATAACAGATCAGGGGTTTGATAACCGAGCCGGTTTAACCTATAAGATCCGTTATTAA